Part of the Limihaloglobus sulfuriphilus genome is shown below.
ACTCAAGCAATGATCCGGGTACCTATTTTGGCTCATGGCTTATTGTGTCCGGAAGTATCGAAGTGGCTAATGATACTTATTCGAGCAGCACCTTTGATGCCTATGATGGGCACCAGCGTATAGCATTAAACGGAGATGAACCCGGCAGGATAGGCATCGAGCTTGCTACTACAGTTGATCAAGAGTATGAGGTCGAGTTCTACATCTACAAAGATTTTGATGTAACCGTAGGTTTTGCCGCCAACTCCGGTGATAATTTCCTGGCCTCCAAGACATCCAGTGCGGGCGGGGACAGTTGGCAAAAGGTAACATGGAATTTCACCGCACAGGGAACAAGTACATGGCTGTTCTTCGAGGGCGATGCCAATACAGAGGCAACGGGGCCGAGTCTGGATATGGTAACCGTAGAGCCGGTTCCAGAGCCGGCGACTGTTATGATCTTTGCTCTTGGCGGTATCGGTATGCTGAGCATGAGGCGACACAAATAGCCTCTATAGTCTGCGGTTCAAATCAAAGTATCTACATCTGGTCTCGAGCCTGGAATAAACGGCACATGCACTTTTATCAGCAGCAAAAGAATACGGCCGGCATCTTTTTAATAAAGCTACCGGCCGTAAGAAGATTTAAGTTTCAAGTATCACAGAAGACAGTATTATTTTTTTCTGGCAGCGAAGATTCCGCCGATAGCGAGTAGAAGCATCGTTGCCGGCTCAGGTATCTGAACCATCTCTACTGCAACATCGTCAAACGCCGGGCTGTCAGCGCCTGGGATCAGGCTTTGGAAACTTATTGTGGTAACTTCTTCTGTTGCGGAGAAGTTCATTACCTGTTGCGTCCAGCCCATATTTGCTCTTGTGTAGCCGGTTGTGTCAAAGTCGAACTGCTGCGAAACGCCGGCTGCTGTTACAATAGTCTTGACGATTCCGCCTACTACTTCCGGGTTGCCCGCGTACATGAAAGTCAGCTCGTAGATCGCCTGAGGTATTGTGGCTATCTGCTGGCTGATAACGCCCGGGTCAAGCCCGTTAAGTGCCAGGCTCTGGTCGCCGGAAGCAGGAGCCCAGTCCTGATAAATCAGATCGACTGAGTAGCCCTCAGAGATTGTCCATCCCGGGATGTCAGAACCTGAGAGCAGATAAGCCGTTTCCGTCAGCTCCGGCTGCTCAAATCCGCCGTTAACGATAAGATTTGCATTTACCGACATTACAAGTACCATCATTGTTGTTATAATTGTTTTACACATGTCTCATTTCCTTTCTCCATTGGATTCTTAATTTCTCTATGCAGCATAGACATTTACACTGCAATAGTCAGAAGCACTTACAGTCGCGGCTCTACGTTGTGCCGCATCAAGCCTTCTAATTTTATTAACTTTTTTCCCGTTCTTCTCAAAGTCTCAATACACCTTTTTCTTTCACTTTGTGAAAACTGTATTTCTTTTCCCACTATTTTTTCAAGTGCCCTCCCGGGTTGAATCAGTGTCCAACCCGGAGGGGCAATTTTAAAATCTTTATTAAATTCGTTTTCTGCGAATAAATAATCCGCCAATTGCCAGTATAGCTATTGCAGCCGGCTCGGGGATTTGAGTCATTACAACAGATACATCATCTATAGCAGGGCTGTTGATACCATCGATAAGGCTTTCAAAACTTACCGTTGTTACATTGTCTGTTGCGGCGAAAACAAGCACCTGCTGGGTCCAGCCCATGTCTGCGTGTGTATAGCCGGTGGTGTCAAAATCGTACTGCTGTGATGAGCCCGCAGCTGTAACCAGAGTCTTGGCAATTCCACCCTCGATTGCAGGATTGCCCGCATACATGAAAGTCAGCTCATATATAGCCTGTGGAATCGTGGCTATCTGCTGAGTAATCTTACCATATGTCAGGGCGTTAAGTGCCAGGCTCTGGTCGCCCGAAGCCGCAACCCATTTGTCGCTTGGGTGCGCCAGGTCAACTGCATAGCCGTCCGGTATAACCCATCCGGGGATGTCTGTGCCTGTCAGATTGTAAGCCGTTGCTGTCACCGCCGGATCTTCAAATCCGCTGTTGACGATGAGATTTGCATTTACTGTTAATGCAAGTACCATGATTGTTGTTATAATTGTTTTACACATGTCTCAATTCCTTTCCCTGTGATTTGAGTTCTACGCACTCATTCCCGGGAAAGCTGATACAGCCTTCCCGGGGCGAGTGTAATGATTATATATAGCACAATGCTATTTATATTTACTTTTAAAATTTACTTTGTCATATTCGGGGGAAGAGATGCAGGCTGATACGCCGTTTAGATGATATCACGCGAAAGCTGATATCGCATTACACATCTCTTTTATCCCTTCATATTCCACACTTTGTTAAAACGCTTCATAACCCAACAGCTTACACAATTGCAAACTGCCGGTTATCTACCCGATAAACTGCATCGTCATTCGACTGCCGTTTATATATACAGCCCGCCGCCGTTTCGATGCAGATACTTCGAGCATCGTCCGTGTCATGCATAGACTATGCAAACAGCGCTAAGGAGACAAAGACGGATATTGCAAAGGCAGTCATAGACGCTTCGCAAGTCTCTGCTTTATGCGCAGACCTAAAAAGGTCCTTTCACATTTTCCACACACTCACACATATTCTCTTTTCCCTTCATCCAGGGTTACAAACCCCGGAAGACGCACAAACATGGAGATAAACTCCAAACGTTGTTGAAACGTATCTTATACAATCCTCAGTGAATATTGGATATGGCGGCAATCCGTCCAAAAGAACAGCAAGACGCTGGTGGACTGATAGCTCGCTGCGTATTGACACATAGATCGCCCAGATGCGCGAGTGTTTTATATGATTCTTCTGCGGATGAATTAAAGTGCCGGCGCAGCATCGACAGATGCAGCCGAACTTGATTTCAGAGATGAAATGCACAATGGCATTCCATTGATCCTTTTCCCAAAGGTTCTCTCCGCCAAATCACCGGAATCATACAATCTCGATATATCACACTCGATCCGGCAATACTTTTCACCAATATTCAACTTTGGAAAAAAAGAGATACTTTTCATACACTGATGCGATTTAATAAATCTCTTTTTATCACCCTTTTTTATTTCTCTATCTTCACGAGTCATTGTAAGCCATTGAGCAGGACAAAGTCAAGCATAAAACTAAATTATTTTAATTTAATTTCGCAGCTGTCATTTAAGTTGCTGCCTGCTAAGGAGTTTACAATTATCCGTAAAGCAGAGTAAAATCAGGCTCAAAGCCTGGAATTGACTTAATATTAACTTTTCACACAACCCGTTTTTTTTAGCGTTGGTATGCCGTTTCACCCTTGCGGCATACCAACGCATTTATAATTAGTCTTTTATTTTCTTTTACGTGCCAGAAGGCCGCCGACTGCAAGAACAACAAGTGTTGCCGGTTCAGGTATCTGGACAAGATTTACAGCGATATCATCAAGAGCCACACCGCATTCGCCATTATTGAGGCTTTCGAAGATCAGCCAGGTAGATTCCTTTTGAGCTGTGAAGAGCCATATCTCTTCTCTCCAGCCCATATCCTGATAGGTCCTGCCCGCGGCATCAAAATTGAACTGCTTATAGTCGATAAAAGCACCGACAGGCGCATCTGCGATTTTTGTACGCATAAGTTTCATTGTCGGCGGATAGGGTGTCGTCGGGTTTGCGGCAAGCATGAAGGATAATTCATAGGTTGCCCCCGGAACTGTTTGCAGCTCTTGGGCTATTATGCCCGGCGAACTTGCATTCAAATCCAGGCTCTGCTCGCCGGAATAAGCCGGCCACAGCTCGTTGACCAGGTCAACGCTCTGGATAACGACCCATCCGTTAATGTCAAGGCCGGGGCCGTAACGTGTGAATCCGCTTGAATTTCCCGAGGCGTCAGGTGCCTCAAAACCGCCGTTAGTTACCATTGCATTTGCGCATATTGCGCAAGCAAACATCAAGGTTGTTAGTAATTTACACATCTCTTGGTTCCTTTCATCAAAGGTTCTCCTCAATTAAGCCGGATGGCACACTCTGTGCCAGACGCATTTGCCGACCTAATTAAATTTTAAATCACAAGAGTGGGGAAGACAAGAATTGACACGTACACATCTCTATCATTTCACTCACTCTCTCTCTTTTCTCTTCTATCATCACCATAAGCATTGTATCTTTCAGGAGTCCTTTGGGTCAAGTAAAAAAAATAAATTTCTGAAAATACTCAAAACCTAAGTGTGTAAGTTCTTTTTAGAAATGAAGATGAGATTATGTTAATTTCTTTGTTTTATTGCTGTATTCTGTTTGTTTATGTGAATCTGTTTCTCGTTTTCAGTGCGTTTCTGCGCGCAAAAACGTATTAAACAGTATTGCCGCGGCGGGCTTATCTATTCATACAGACCGCAGGGGAGGATACATAGCTTTGAATAAATCCGTTTGCCGGCAAAATAAAGGCTCAAATTTTATGTTTTTTTCTTGAAACTTGTTTTTTTATGTGTAATATTGCCAATCTTTCAGCGTATATCGAATAGATATTTTGTATGTAAACCCTTAAAGCAACTGCTTAGAAGGAGCTTAAATATGTCAAGAGTATGTCATTTTACAGGTAGAAGAACAACTGCAGGCCGCAGCATAGTACGAAGCGGTAAGCCCAAACGCAGGGGCGGTGTTGGTCTCAATATTCGCGGCGTGAGCAGAAGGAAGTTCAAACCGAACATCCAGAAGGTACGCGCTGTCGTTGACGGCAAGGTTACGCGTATCAACGTATCGGCCAAGGCCATAAAGATGGGCCTTGTTGTCAAGCCGCCAAAGAGAAACTGGAAAGCGGCCGAAGCAGCCGAATAAAGTTTTGCAAAACATATAGTTATGTAAATTATAACAGGCGACGGCTGCGCAGGTCTCGCCTGTTTTTTTATTTATACAGAAACAGGACTTGCATGACAGGTAATATTAGTTGATTTTTAACGTAAACCCTGTAAAGAATGCCTGTTATCCGTTTTAGTTCACATAGAGGTTTAAAATGTCATCAAAAATCACAGAACAACAGGTCCGCGACGTGGCACTGCTTTCGCGGCTGAATCTCAGCGAGACGGAGATCCATGATTTCGCCGACCAGCTCAGCTCAATCCTGAGCTACGTTGACAAGCTCAATGAGCTCGATACAGAGGGCATCGAGCCGCTGGCGCATTGTCTGCCGGTCTCGAACGTATTCCGCGCCGATGAGCCGCACCAGCCGCTGGACAGGGAACAGGCCCTGCACAATGCGCCGCACCGAGATGAAGAGTTTTTCCGCGTACCTCCAATACTTGACGATAATTCCGGGGCATAAGCTCCGTTTATTTAAGGATTCAATTTATGTCTGACATACTCAAAATGACCTGTCTCGAGCTGCGGGACGCCATCGCGGCAGGTGAGATAAAATCATCCGACGCCGTTAAGGCGTATTTTGACTGTATTGATGCAGCCGAGCCAAAGATTGATGCGTATCTGAGCACATTCAAAGATACGGCTCTCGAACGGGCTGCTCAGATTGACGATAAAATAGCCGCCGGCAAAAAGCCGGGTCAGCTTGCCGGCGTGCCGGTAGCCGTCAAGGACAACATGACCACCGATTTCGGCAAGACAACCTGCGCTTCAAAGATACTGGCGAATTTTGAGGCTCCATACAACGCCACGGCAGTCCAGAAACTGCTCGATGCCGGCGCGGTAATTCTCGGCAAGCTCAACATGGACGAGTTCGCGATGGGCTCGAGTACCGAAAACTCCGGGATCAAACAGACCCGCAACCCCTGGAACACAGGTTGTGTTCCCGGCGG
Proteins encoded:
- a CDS encoding PEP-CTERM sorting domain-containing protein, with protein sequence MKAKKNLIVLCAVFAALTSITNAAFILEESFESPVITPDKQDGFLKSYYSSNDPGTYFGSWLIVSGSIEVANDTYSSSTFDAYDGHQRIALNGDEPGRIGIELATTVDQEYEVEFYIYKDFDVTVGFAANSGDNFLASKTSSAGGDSWQKVTWNFTAQGTSTWLFFEGDANTEATGPSLDMVTVEPVPEPATVMIFALGGIGMLSMRRHK
- a CDS encoding choice-of-anchor C family PEP-CTERM protein, with amino-acid sequence MCKTIITTMMVLVMSVNANLIVNGGFEQPELTETAYLLSGSDIPGWTISEGYSVDLIYQDWAPASGDQSLALNGLDPGVISQQIATIPQAIYELTFMYAGNPEVVGGIVKTIVTAAGVSQQFDFDTTGYTRANMGWTQQVMNFSATEEVTTISFQSLIPGADSPAFDDVAVEMVQIPEPATMLLLAIGGIFAARKK
- a CDS encoding DUF642 domain-containing protein, which codes for MCKTIITTIMVLALTVNANLIVNSGFEDPAVTATAYNLTGTDIPGWVIPDGYAVDLAHPSDKWVAASGDQSLALNALTYGKITQQIATIPQAIYELTFMYAGNPAIEGGIAKTLVTAAGSSQQYDFDTTGYTHADMGWTQQVLVFAATDNVTTVSFESLIDGINSPAIDDVSVVMTQIPEPAAIAILAIGGLFIRRKRI
- a CDS encoding choice-of-anchor C family protein, with amino-acid sequence MCKLLTTLMFACAICANAMVTNGGFEAPDASGNSSGFTRYGPGLDINGWVVIQSVDLVNELWPAYSGEQSLDLNASSPGIIAQELQTVPGATYELSFMLAANPTTPYPPTMKLMRTKIADAPVGAFIDYKQFNFDAAGRTYQDMGWREEIWLFTAQKESTWLIFESLNNGECGVALDDIAVNLVQIPEPATLVVLAVGGLLARKRK
- the rpmB gene encoding 50S ribosomal protein L28 → MSRVCHFTGRRTTAGRSIVRSGKPKRRGGVGLNIRGVSRRKFKPNIQKVRAVVDGKVTRINVSAKAIKMGLVVKPPKRNWKAAEAAE
- the gatC gene encoding Asp-tRNA(Asn)/Glu-tRNA(Gln) amidotransferase subunit GatC yields the protein MSSKITEQQVRDVALLSRLNLSETEIHDFADQLSSILSYVDKLNELDTEGIEPLAHCLPVSNVFRADEPHQPLDREQALHNAPHRDEEFFRVPPILDDNSGA